In the Silvanigrella aquatica genome, GGGAAGATTCTGCATAACCATAACCTGGCAAATCAACAAGAAAAAATTCTCCTTTTTCGGCTGAAAAGAGGTTAATTGTCTGCGTCCTTCCGGGTGTATTGCTCACGCGGGCAAGTTGCTTTTGACCTGCAAGGTAGTTTAATAACGAGCTTTTTCCAACATTACTTCTTCCTACAAGGGCAAACTCAGGAGCCGCAGAAGAAGGTAAGTCTGAGTTTTTCAATCCTGAACAAACAAAATCTACCCTAAGGGGGGTTTTCTTTTCAGAGAGAGACAATATAAAATCTTGTTTTGGTAGCTTAATCTCGCGCATGGGGAGTTTTCCCTTTCCCAAGGTTGCGTTTTACGAAGGGCAAGACTACATACAAACAGCGGGTGATTCCAAGTCTCTTTTAGGATATTTTTAAAATTAATGTCACGGGAGGATAATTTTTAATGTCTACAAATTTCGATCTCATTGTTATTGGAAGCGGCCCGGCTGGTTATGAAGGTGCAATTTATGCAAGCCAGCTCGGGATGAAAGTTGCTTTAATAGAGAAAGACCCAACACTTGGCGGTACTTGTTTAAATGTAGGATGTATTCCTGCTAAATCTATGCTTCAATCGGCATTAATGCTCGATAAAGCGAAAAAATTTGCAAGTTATGGTGTGAAAATCGCGGGATCAGACAATCCTGAACTCGATTTTCCTCAAGTTAACAAACGCCGTGATGAAATTGTGAAAACCATGACGAACGGTGTTAGCTTTTTAATGAAAAAAAATAAAGTTGAAATAATTCGCGGTTTTGGTTCAATCTCTGGAAAAGGACAAGTTGACGTAACAAGTGATGGAAAAAAAACAACTTACACTTGTAAAAATATTCTTGTTGCTACGGGAAGTCGCGCACGTCATTTGCCCCACATCAAAGTGGACGGCAAAAGCATTGTGACCTCTGAGGAAATTTGGGCATGGGATAAAGTCCCTGAAACCATGGCCGTACTTGGTGGTGGTGTGATTGGTTGTGAATTTGCTTCAGCTTACGGACGTTATGGCTCTAAAGTAACAATTATTGAAATGGCTGATCAAATTTGTCCAACAGAAGATCATGAAACCGCTGCTGAACTTACAAAAGCTCTCAAAAAACAAAATTGCGAAGTTTTAACAAGTGTAAAAACAAAATCTGTCACCGCTAAAGGTAACAAAGTTGAAGTTGTTCTTGAAGGCGAAAACTCCCCCCGTGTTTTTGAAAAAGTTTTATTAAGTGTAGGTCGTGCTCCCAATGTTGAAAATATTGGACTCGAAAAAGTAGGCATTAAACTCAATGATCGTGGATTTATTGATGTTGATCTCAAGACATACCAAACAAATATTCCTGGAATTTATGCTGTTGGAGACGTTATTCCTACGCCACAACTTGCGCATACAGGTTCTTCAGAAGCACTTTATGCTGTTGATATTATCGCAGGTAAAAAACGCCATCCGATAAATTATTTAACAAACCCTGCTGCTATTTATACTTATCCAGAAATTGCAAGTATTGGTTATACTGAAAATCAACTTAAAAAAGCAGGACGTAATTATAAATCCGCTAAGTTCCCATTTACCGCCATTGCAAAAGCGCGCATAGATGACATTGCCGACGGATTTGTTAAAATACTTATCGATCCTAAATACGGTGAAGTTCTTGGTGTTCATATTGTAAATACTAAGGCAAGTGAGATGATCGCGGAATTTGCTTTAGGTAACAATCTTGAAATGACTATAGAAGATCTTGCACACACCATTCACCCGCATCCTACTGTTTCAGAAATCATCAAAGAAGCAGCACATGCAGTAATGGGTCATCCAATTAACATGTGATATGTTAACTTAGAACTCTGTGAGACTAAAAAAGGATACGTGAAATATGGCAACTCAAAATGTACTTATGCCACAAATGGGTGAATCGATTCAAGAAGGCACATTGACCCGCTGGCATAAAAAACTAGGTGATAAAGTTCAACGTGAGGAAATTTTATTTGAAATTTCCACAGACAAAGTTGATACCGAAATTCCCTCACCTGTAAGCGGTGTGCTCGTTCAAATTTTTGCTAAAGAAGGTGAGACTGTAAGTGTAAATACAGTTGTTGCTGTTATCGATGACGCGGCCGCACCAGGATCTGTGGCTCAAGCGCCTGCTGAAAAACCAGCAGCTCCTGCGCCTGCATCAGTATCTGCCGAGGTAGCATCTGCATCATCTAGTTCGGATTCTTCTTCGAGAGTGCTGGCAAGTCCTTTGGCACGCAAAATGGCAGAAGAACACTCTGTCGATCTCTCCAAAGTTCAAGGTTCGGGAGAAGGCAATAAAATTGTAAAAAATGACGTACTTGCTGCTCTAGAAACGGGAAAATCCGTTTCTCCTCTTGTGGCTTCGGCAGCAGCAGCGGTCGTTTCTCCTGCGGCGAAATCGTCCTCTGAGCATATGAAAGCAACGGGCGGCGGTGCTGAAGGCATTGTCGATGGCGTTCGCGTCAGCCGTGTTCCTATGACAGGCATGCGTAAAAAAATCGCTGATCATATGGTTATGAGCAAGCGCACAAGTCCACATGTGACATCTGTTATTGAAATTGATCTGCAAAAAATTGTTGATGTGCGTGCTAAATTCAAGGATAAATTCGAAGCTGTTCATGGCTTTAAGTTAACATTTATGCCTTTCTTTTTACATGCAGTTATTGAAGCAATTAAGGCTGTTCCTGTCGTCAATGCGAGCATTGATGGTGATGCCATTCTTTACAAAAAGGACATCAACCTCGGATGTGCTGTGGCACTCGATTGGGGTCTTATCGTTCCTGTAATTAAAAACTCCAGTGAGCGCAGTTTTGTAGGCTTAGGCCGTGAACTCAATAACTTAGCTGAAAAAGCGCGTAATAAAAAATTAGCCCCAGAAGATGTTCGTGGTGGTACGTTTTCAATTAGCAATTACGGTGGATTTGGTACGGTCATTGGGCAACCTATTATTAATCAACCTCAGGTTGCTATTTTTGGCATAGGAGCTATGCAAAAGAAACCTGTTGTGATCAATGATGCCATTGCTATTCGCACCATGTGCTATTGTGTTCTTTCTTTCGATCACCGCGTGATCGATGGTTCAGATAGTGGTAAGTTCTTAAGCACTGTGAAATCGGTTTTGGAAAATTGGAATGTTCCCGTAGTATAATTTCTCTATTCCAATATGATTTGTAAACCCAAAGGTTTCCCTTTGGGTTTTTATTTGGAAAAAAGGAGTTCAATATGTGTGTGAAAGCTATATGAAATTAAAAATAATATCTATCACGAGTTTGTTACTTTATTTTCCTGCTTATTCTGCGGAACGTATTTGCATGGTTTTAGACAGAGGCGGGAAAGAAGATAAATCATTTAATCAATCTGCTGTTGAAGGCTTTCAACAGGCAAAAGAAAGCTTAAAAATATCAGACGATAGTAAATTTTTAGAAACGCGTTCCGATGAACAAATTCAACATTTTTTACGCACTTTTTCAGTCGATAAAACTTGTAACTTAATTATATCTGTAGGATTTAATCCTTCAAGTTACGTTAAAGCTTTAGCAGAAAAATATCCTGACAAAAAATATTTAGCCATTGATAATCAGGTTATTTCATCCAAAAATAATGTGCGTTCCGCTTTGTTTCGTGAAGATGAAGGTGCTTTTTTAATAGGTAGTATTGCTGCCATGAAATCAAAATCCAAAAAAATAGGGATGATTGGTGGTATGGACATTCCCATGATGAAACGTTTTGCTCTCGCATTTGAAGCCGGTGCCAAACATGTTTCCCCAAAAATTGAAGTAAGACAAAGTATCATTGGCACAACACCGGAGGCATGGAACAATCCTTCTAAAGCAAAAGAAATTGCTTTGTCGCAATATAACAATGGGGTTGATATTATATTTCAAGTAGCGGGACCATCTGGGTTAGGTGTGTTTGATGCTGCGACACAATTAAATAAAATAAATGTAAAAGAGAAAAAGCATTTTGCTATTGGGGTGGATTCAAATCAAAATGGCATGGCTCCCGGAATTGTTCTTACCAGTATGGTGAAACATGTTGACATCGCTGTTTATATGGCTATTAAAGATTTGGTTGAAAAAAAATTTACAGCAGAAATAAAACAATATGACTTACGCAATGGTGGTATAGATTGGGCATTTGATAAATACAATCGTTCCTTAATTAGTGGTTTTGAAATGCGTAAAATAAATAAAATACGATCCGAAATTATTGATGGTAAAATAAAAGTGCCCGATTACTATGAAATAACAAAGAAATCAGGCAAAAAAACTTAAATTATATTCTTAATATAATTTTAAATAGGTTTTCCATCGAGCGGCAATATCCTTTGATTTAAAATACTTTCAACACACTCATTTTGCCCCACTCCTACAGGACCAGGGATTATTGCGCCGCTTGGAATGGTCATCGGGGCTTTAATAATATTTAATATTTGTGGATTAAATCCCCCATTTGTCACTTCATAATAAAAGGTAATATTTCCATCAGGGAAGTGTTCAATTTGATCTTCCTGCGTCTTTGGTGCCCAAGTGTTCAGATTTTTTGATCCACCATAATCCTTATAATTTCGCTGGCAGGAAAAAGTAACGACAACTCTGCCACAACGATCATCTGGGCATATACTGTCAGAGGTAATTGAACTTACGAAAGAGGTATTACTGATATAAATATAATCTTGCTTAGAGTGATAATCGGAATAAATAACTTTTTCAGGAATTCCTAACCATGGTATAGCTGGTGATCTTTGTTCAACATAATCATTGTAAGAGGTTTGCCAGCCCTTATTTACAGAGACATGGGGAGGAAGTTTATTGATTATTTCTTGTTGAATTGGTGTGTAATTGGCATATATGGGTGAAGTGTACGAAATTGTACTTATACTTAAGACAGCAAGAATATTTAAAGAAATTTTCATATGACACTCCTTATAATTGTTTTGTAGCCATTACCAATCATGGGTAACTATAGTAATAAATATAATATTCTTAAAAATATATCAATGAAATAAATAAAATTAAGATGCATTATATACTAATTAATTCAATTTATTTATTAAGATTTTTTTTGTTTAGATATTTAAGATATTACGACAAAAATTAGTAAATTATTAAAATGAATGAATTTTTATTGAGTGTTCTTTTGATAAAAAATTTGTTATTTTATTCTGTAAAAGTAAGAAAACATGTTAACTTACTTTTACATTTTATGAGGTGCAGGAATACCTAATAATTTTAATCCTTCAAAAATAATTTCTTTTGTGCATTCTACTAAACATAGACGAGTTTCTCTAATGTTTTCTTCGGCATTTTTAATAGAGCAATTTTCATAAAAGCGATTAAAACTCTTTGCTAAATCATATAAGTAATTTGCAATTAAAGAAGGTCTATTTTGTACAGCACCTTGTAATGCAAAATCGTTAAAGCGTGAAATTAAGAAGATCAATTCTTGTTCGTATTGCTCTGTTACTTTAAATTCCGAATTTTGTTTTGGGCTACCAATTTTCTCAAGAATACTGCAGCAGCGGGCATGCACATACTGCAAGTAAGGACCTGTATCCCCATCTAATTTTAACCATTCTTCAAGAGAAAAATTAATTTGTGTGGTGTTATCTACGCGTAGCATTCCATATTTTAAAGCGCCTATTGTGATATTTTTAGCGGTGAGTTCAATATCGGAATCTGTCCATTGGCCGCGGTAACGTTCTAAGTAATCTTTTGTTACTTTTTCTTCCATTTTGTAGCGCAAGTCTGTTAATTGCAAACCATTTAATTGTCTTGAGCTAAAGGGTTTCCCGTCTTCTGTATTTACTGTTTCATAGGACAAGTGAACCGATTTCGCGGCTTGAGGATAACCCATAAGTTCTGCTGTTTTAAACAATTGCTGAAAATGCAATTTTTGTCTGGAGTCCACAATATAAATTGATTTTGTGACTTCGGGATCGGAAAATTTACGCATAATAAGGTCAATATCTTTAGTTAAATAAAGACCATTGCCGTCAGATTTTAAAAACATAGCGAAACCTAATTTCCACTGACTTAAATCAATACCAATAGCGCCATTGTCTTTTACAAAAAATCCTTCTTCATATTTCTTTTTGACAATTTCTTTTGAAGGGGCTTCGCATTCGCTTTCAAAATACCAAACATCAAAATGCGAATTAAGCCAGGAATATATTCTTCTTAATTCCTCTAGGCTCCATTCCCGTGTTTCTTTCCAGAGTTCATAATATTTGCCAGAAGAATTATTTAATTGTCTTAATATTTCAGAAATATCTTTTTTAACTTCAACTTCATTTGCTGTTCCTTTAAGCGCTTTAAAGGCTTCGTCCGCTTCGGCATACATCTGACCCAGCCAACGGGTTTTATCTGTTGCGGGAAATTGTTTATTTGTAGGATGTGTAAGGTACCAAATAATTTTAGCCACGTGATTGCCTACATCACCGGGATAAGTGGCACGTACAATTTTATTTCCTGCATATTCTAGCAAATTACACACAGCATCACCTAAAACCAAACAACGAAGGTGTCCCACGTGCATAGCTTTATGTGTATTAGGTTGAGAATATTCAACAACAATTTTATCTTTTTCAGAATCTTCTAATAATTTTCTATTAAAAAATTCCTTTGAATTTATATTTTGTGAAATATTTTTTGCGAGTTCATTAAAGTCACAATAGAAATTTAAATAGGCGTTAACACAATTCACTTTAGAAATAAGCAATTTATTTTGTTTATTTAATTTTTCTGCAAGTTCAGAAGCAATTTTATTTGGCGCTTGTTTAAATGATTTTGCAAAGGGAAAGCAAGGTAATGCGGCTTGACCCAGGGAAAAATCGGGTGGAACTGTGAGTAAATTGTAAATTTCATGTTCTTTTAAAGAAAAAGCTATACTGAAATTTTGGCTTATATTCATTAATTCTTGATAAACAATTTTAGCAATTTCATTTTTAAAAGGGTCGTGAGAAGTCGTCATAATACACCAAATGCAGAAATTTATGAAAATAGAATAAGTACCCTCCCCTAAGAGGCGCTCTGTTCTAAGCAAGAGGAATACGTAATGGCAGGTACGCTATTTCAAAATATTCTTGATGTCTATCATTTATCAACTATAAAGGTAGGAAATATATCAGTAAATTTATGGTGGCAAAGCTAAGAATTGTAGAAATTACAATGACATTGGATTGAGTTTCGCCAATCAGTTCATAATTATCAGCAATAATATAATTATGTGTTGCTGTAGCTCTTACGCACATCAGGATGAGGGACATCTTGAGCTCATTGGGGCTAAGAATAATGAGCGGAACAGCGAAGAAAACAGGTTGGAGACGATAAGTTTTGATAATTTCAGAAGAAAAACGTCAAATTGGGCTTTTTTCTTTTTGAGGCTATGATTTATAGCTACAGAACAGGGCATTTCTGTGGGAATAAGAGTTGCGGAAGAGGAAAACTCATCAAAGAAAGGGAAGAATTTTTCAGCTCTTTCACTTCATGATAAAATGTCTTATGTGGACATTTATCTGATATTACTAAATTCAAAATTAAGTTTTATTTATTTAATTTCAAAAAATATTTCTACAAAAAATAAGAAATAATAATAACCAAAATATTGGCACTATAGTAAATTATTTTAATTGTGTACTATTTATTGAAATTTTATGGATGATTTTTTAAAAATAGAAAGGATATTGAAGTGTATTCTTTAAATAAAAGAATATCCATTATTGTGTGTATGTTGTTACTTATCATAGGATGTAATAAAAATATTGAGATAACCGCTGGTAATAATTCTATAGGAAATATAATTTTTAAAGAAGTCAATGTTGCAGTTATAAATGGAACAAAATTGATTCAAAGTAACAAAATGGCTGATAATAATTCATATACACAAATGAAAATAAACATGCAATGCAATTCCGTTTATCCTGATGGAACAAATTTAACTCAAACTGATATTGTGGTTTTAAGTACAACAAATACTTTTGATCTTGTCAAAGGTAAAACGTGTCAAATTTTCTTAAAGGAAATTATAATCGGCGGGGTTATATTTAGCTCTGTAAATTCAAATATGTTAAATTTAACAATTTCACCTACAATAATGTCACCAAATTCGAGCGCATTGGCTTATGTTGATTCTAATAATAATCAATATTATATTGCTGCCAATGCCGATGGAACACAAATTAATATTCAGTATGCAACATTACAAGCTGATGCCGAAAATATTCCAAAAAATATAATACAATCAAATCCTGTTACTGTTGCTGTTTCCGGAGTTTCTGTTCCTGTCCTCAGCAATTTAAATTTATTTGGTTTAGCTTCCATTAATGGTTCAAGTCCTACTCTTACATTATATGGCTCTGCAAATGGTTT is a window encoding:
- a CDS encoding BMP family lipoprotein, producing MKLKIISITSLLLYFPAYSAERICMVLDRGGKEDKSFNQSAVEGFQQAKESLKISDDSKFLETRSDEQIQHFLRTFSVDKTCNLIISVGFNPSSYVKALAEKYPDKKYLAIDNQVISSKNNVRSALFREDEGAFLIGSIAAMKSKSKKIGMIGGMDIPMMKRFALAFEAGAKHVSPKIEVRQSIIGTTPEAWNNPSKAKEIALSQYNNGVDIIFQVAGPSGLGVFDAATQLNKINVKEKKHFAIGVDSNQNGMAPGIVLTSMVKHVDIAVYMAIKDLVEKKFTAEIKQYDLRNGGIDWAFDKYNRSLISGFEMRKINKIRSEIIDGKIKVPDYYEITKKSGKKT
- a CDS encoding dihydrolipoamide acetyltransferase family protein translates to MATQNVLMPQMGESIQEGTLTRWHKKLGDKVQREEILFEISTDKVDTEIPSPVSGVLVQIFAKEGETVSVNTVVAVIDDAAAPGSVAQAPAEKPAAPAPASVSAEVASASSSSDSSSRVLASPLARKMAEEHSVDLSKVQGSGEGNKIVKNDVLAALETGKSVSPLVASAAAAVVSPAAKSSSEHMKATGGGAEGIVDGVRVSRVPMTGMRKKIADHMVMSKRTSPHVTSVIEIDLQKIVDVRAKFKDKFEAVHGFKLTFMPFFLHAVIEAIKAVPVVNASIDGDAILYKKDINLGCAVALDWGLIVPVIKNSSERSFVGLGRELNNLAEKARNKKLAPEDVRGGTFSISNYGGFGTVIGQPIINQPQVAIFGIGAMQKKPVVINDAIAIRTMCYCVLSFDHRVIDGSDSGKFLSTVKSVLENWNVPVV
- the lpdA gene encoding dihydrolipoyl dehydrogenase, whose product is MSTNFDLIVIGSGPAGYEGAIYASQLGMKVALIEKDPTLGGTCLNVGCIPAKSMLQSALMLDKAKKFASYGVKIAGSDNPELDFPQVNKRRDEIVKTMTNGVSFLMKKNKVEIIRGFGSISGKGQVDVTSDGKKTTYTCKNILVATGSRARHLPHIKVDGKSIVTSEEIWAWDKVPETMAVLGGGVIGCEFASAYGRYGSKVTIIEMADQICPTEDHETAAELTKALKKQNCEVLTSVKTKSVTAKGNKVEVVLEGENSPRVFEKVLLSVGRAPNVENIGLEKVGIKLNDRGFIDVDLKTYQTNIPGIYAVGDVIPTPQLAHTGSSEALYAVDIIAGKKRHPINYLTNPAAIYTYPEIASIGYTENQLKKAGRNYKSAKFPFTAIAKARIDDIADGFVKILIDPKYGEVLGVHIVNTKASEMIAEFALGNNLEMTIEDLAHTIHPHPTVSEIIKEAAHAVMGHPINM
- the argS gene encoding arginine--tRNA ligase, translated to MTTSHDPFKNEIAKIVYQELMNISQNFSIAFSLKEHEIYNLLTVPPDFSLGQAALPCFPFAKSFKQAPNKIASELAEKLNKQNKLLISKVNCVNAYLNFYCDFNELAKNISQNINSKEFFNRKLLEDSEKDKIVVEYSQPNTHKAMHVGHLRCLVLGDAVCNLLEYAGNKIVRATYPGDVGNHVAKIIWYLTHPTNKQFPATDKTRWLGQMYAEADEAFKALKGTANEVEVKKDISEILRQLNNSSGKYYELWKETREWSLEELRRIYSWLNSHFDVWYFESECEAPSKEIVKKKYEEGFFVKDNGAIGIDLSQWKLGFAMFLKSDGNGLYLTKDIDLIMRKFSDPEVTKSIYIVDSRQKLHFQQLFKTAELMGYPQAAKSVHLSYETVNTEDGKPFSSRQLNGLQLTDLRYKMEEKVTKDYLERYRGQWTDSDIELTAKNITIGALKYGMLRVDNTTQINFSLEEWLKLDGDTGPYLQYVHARCCSILEKIGSPKQNSEFKVTEQYEQELIFLISRFNDFALQGAVQNRPSLIANYLYDLAKSFNRFYENCSIKNAEENIRETRLCLVECTKEIIFEGLKLLGIPAPHKM